The window AATGGTAACAGCAATATTCATGATAATCATATCTGTGTTGGCACTGATACCAGAAACTACAACATTTATAGTCCTTGGAGGGGTAAGTGGAGGTCTTCCTGATTTCTTGCTTTAGGTTTGATTAGAATTAAattttgcttgaaaaaaaaaaaaaatatatatatatgaacagaaCTCTACATTATAATTATCCTTGGATTTCCTAGGCCAGTATATAGTACCTAGTGgcttaatattttttgtatgaGTATATGCCCTGATTAACGTGGAAGAATATGACTTCACCCTAAAACTGAAATTCACCAAATAGAAGTTCCTATATATTCCACCTCTATGTAGGGCTAGACTAGACTGAGAAAAGCTACTGGAATCCGTTACACTTAGCTCTGAGAAACCTGATGTCAAGCAAAAAGCCACGGATGACTTTCACAGcacttccttttaaagaaaaggataCATACCACTTGTTAAGGTGAGACAGACTGCTCTGAACTCAGTTATTTTTTGTCCAGATCCTTCTTCAGATGGAATGTAATACAAAATGTCTCATGATAAGGTTGGAAGAAGCCTTATATTATTTTGAACATTGCTTGAAGAGAAGCAAGCCAGCTTAATCAGACTTGATCCTGGAAGGcaagccaaaataaaaaagagtaaaataatatgGTTTTAGTTCCATCTGATACTCTTCTGAGATTTCTTATAGGAGGTTCAAAATCATTTGGCTTTCCTAGACTCTGATCTAAAGATGTGAATTAGGAACTTCTTATATAAACCTCCATCCTACTTCTTTGTCTTTCCATGGTATGGGCCACTGGGAGAACCAACCATTCTCAGCCAGCCATGTATGTCAGAATCCATAGTTTTTCATCTCCTTCCTAAGCCCTAAGCAACTTCATAGGGATAAGAATTATTCTAGAAATGAGATAGTGCTGTAATAGCAATTTTCCCCAGTTGTCTTTAATCTTATCCCTCTACTATGGAGAAAGAGGGACAGGGCATAGAATTTACAGTTAACCCTTTACAACGTTGACCTCCCACACAGTTGAAACTTCTTAAACTTTGACTTCTCaagaacttaactactaatagcctactgttgccAGAAGtaccgataacataaacagttaacacatattttctgtatcatatgtattatatactgtatcttacaataaagtgagaaaagaaaatgtttttaagaaaatcataggagAAATTACATTTATAGTACTCTACTACATCAAAAAAAATCCGTACATAAGTGAcctatgcagttcaaacccatgttgttcaaaggtcaagtgtactttcattcacttattttattcattcactgattcatttcttttaaaaggtgCACTTTGcagggggtgcctgcgtggctcagtcagttaagcgaccgactttggctcaggtcataatctcacggttcatgagtttgagccccgcatcaggctctccactcccagcacagaacctgcttcaaatcctctgtctccccctctgcccctcctcagctcatgctctctctctctctcaaaaataaacaaacactgaaagaataaaatggtgCACTTTGGTGGATGCTCACAAAGTATAGAGCTGTTGCTGTCCAATGCAGCAGCcacaagccacatgtggctaccaAGCAATGGAAATGTGGCTGGTCTGATTGAGATGAGCTATACAGGTAAAATatacactggatttcaaagacttactacgaaaaaaacatagaatattTCATAATAACTTTATTATATTGATGACAtgtcaaaattatattttggatacactgGGCTAaacaaaatattctcttaaaattaatttcacttgttttttctttttaatgtggctattagaaacttttaaattatgtgGCTTACATTGGTGActcacattgtatttcttttggacagCACTGGACTAGAATGTGAGCCCACCCTATCCTCACCTTGCTTAGAGCCTAAtacaggaaagagaaatgaaaacagctgTGTATAAGCTATTGCCAGAGTACTGCGGGGtacagaaaaaaggaagcaaCTACCTCTCTTTGGCAGCGGAATCTCAATTTGTCAGGAAtacaggggaggaaaggggaatggttccaggcagaggaaccgGCAATGTGCAGGGTACCAGAGTCACAGGATAGGTAGGAGGTACTGAGTGTGGTCAGAACCTAAGAAGCTGAGTTTGAGATTCAGGATGGGAAACGGAGTGGTTATCTAGAGCCAAGAAGCCCAACTTCCAGGCCATGGGATGGAACTGACCAAATAGTATGCAAGAAATGATATCCCTCTTTTCCAGCCAGGCGCCAGCTCTCAAATAGCCATCAGAGTACCTAAAGACCTGGTTCTAGTTTATTCCCTTTACcgtaattttttttccccctgaggccTATTTAGAATCCTATCCATTAAGTGTATGATCTTCAGTAGGGCTCTAATACATGTCAGAGCAAGTCAAGACATCCAGACAAGTGTTTATTTCAGAGCCTACACCACCTCAGTATTATTTCTGCTCACTTAagttatgttttctctttctctaggcAGACttggaaatgagaataaaatgattTCTGAAGTCTCTTCCCGTTTTAGTATTAGGTGGAAGCAGAGGGAGCAATCTTGGTACCCTAGCAGGAGAGGAAGCCAGTGGGCACACACTTAAAACCTGTGTGAATGACCCAAGGCCAGACCATGGTCACAGCAATGACAAAGTGTGTTTGTTTCCAGGTGTTCGGACTCCTGGCAGCAGTGTGCTGTATTGCCGACGGGGCCCTTATTTACCGGAAACTTCTATTTAATCCAAGTGGTCCTTATCAAAAAAAACCTATTCATGACAAAATATAAGTTTTgcaattttatattactttttagtTGATGctaagtattaaatatatttctttattctttcacatattttctgCAGTTGTTCTCACTTTAATCTCAATATGGGAGCTGGAAGAAGAGATGTAGGAATTCTGTGCCCAGCGCTCACCCATACTGTAACTTCCAGGGGAGTGCTGGGAGCACCAGGACCTGATCGGACTGGGTTTTCCTgctctggggcctgggtggcagaGAAGAAGGCGCCTAGGCCGCCTTAAATGGTCTCcggagccctcttcctggctggctggctggctggctggctggcagcACCGAGGCGTGGGATTGCAGGGATAGTGAGTTCCCAGCCTAGGCAGCGGCATCGCGTCCCAGGTGGCAaggagggtggctggagggctTGGTCTGTCGGCGGGCAGCAAGAGCTGGGTGCGCGCGAGGCATAGGCGGACGGCGGCCGTTGGGCACGACGCTGGTTCCCAGGGGACAGCctggccgccgccgccaccgccatGCAGGCTCAGAGCGGCAGGGCCAGCCTGACAAAGCCAGGCTCGGGGACCACCATGAATGCCCCAAACACCAGGGCATCCTCAGGGAACTTGCAACAACAGCAGCTTACAGGACTCCCAGGGCAATCTGCAGCTGCGGTGCAAGCCTCACGCTCAGGGCAGGGCTCACGATCAAGGCAGAGCTCACGCTCAGGGCAGCCCACACGCCCGGCGAATCCAGCACCCAGTAAGCCGCAGCCTGCAGTCGCAAGGGCGCAGCCTGCAGTCTCAAAGACGCCCCCAGGAAAGCAACAGCAGGTGACCCAGAGCGCAGGGGAGAAGGCCGCCATCCAAAAGCGTGCTGAAGAACAGGCCAAAGTCCCGTTCAAATTCAGGGACAGCTTCAAGCAGTTTTTCTTCTTGCCCACGGGAGTGTTGAAGATCCTGAGGCTGGTGAGCAGAGAGAGCTGGTGATGCAGGGTGGGTGCGGCCTCAGGGAGTGATCCCCAGGAGGTGCCACCTCCGGAAAGCTTCCCTACTTCCCTTTGCCAGTCACCTCTGTTttgccctccctttcctccccttctcccctcgcTCCTCCTCTCACTCAACCCTTAATACTAAATCAGCGCTGTTTTTCCTGTCTTACTTTTATATTCCTCGGGTTTTCCCTCACAAAGGGAATGAGGAAGCAGTGAAGATAATATGAGAAATGTATAAATTAGCAAACAAAACTAACAGAATTGACCAAAACTGATAAACCAATGGCCTATAATAGGGGGAAAAGGGTGAAGAGAGGACATATATTTAAAGTTAGAAACCAGACAGGGAAAATAATCACaaaggatgaagaaactgagaagatACCCAAGATTACCttgcaaaacaaataaacaactaaTTGAATGAAATAGTTGATTTTCTAGGAAAAcataattaccaaaactgaccCCAGAATAGAGAAAAACCAAtgtaaatacagaagaaaatgagaactaAGCAAATGAGTATCCTTCACAGTATATCGGGGACAGACTTTTTCACACAATTAACTCAAACTTTCATGGGATGTAATTCTGATACTACGGAAACTTTTTCAaagtatggaaaaggaaaaaagcccttctgaattatttttcaaagttgtatataacactggggcacctaggtggctcagtcggttaagtgtctgactcttgattttgactcaggtcacgatcccaggatcacgggatcgagccccagatGGAGCTCCAcacttggtgtggagcctgcttaagattctctctccctctccctctgcccctcccttgcttgttctctctctctctctctctctctctctctctctgtctctctctctttctcaaaaaagaaaaaaaaaaaagtaatggaacACTGATATAAAAACCTGACCAAGTCAGAAAAAGGAGATTAGAAATCTCACTTGTATCACAGCAATCAGTATCAATATATTAGCAGAAAATATTcatcagtactttaaaaaaatacactataaTGATTCAGTATTAGGACTCTATTAAACTAACCCAACATATTATAGGTAAAAGGAGAACAAATTAGATTACATCAAATAAGGAAAAGaacacatttgacaaaattcaacatttatttctgatagcaaaaaaagagagagagaagaaagggacccATAAAAAATAGGAATACATAGATATTTTGttgacattataaaaataaacccaaaagtCCGCATCATATATGATTAGATATCAGAAGTATTCCCATTAAATAAAGAACAGAGAGGATGCCCTTATCAATACTAGTATTCAGTATTTTTCTGGAACAGCTAATCATCACAATtagacaggaaaaataaagaacagttgAAAATAAGAggcaaaatatatcattttttcagCTGATATCACTGTATATCTAAAGAACTCAAAATCAACTGGGAAACAATTTAGAACAAGATACTTTCTACTAACTCATTAGGAGTTAGTAGAACAACacttaaaatagaagaaaatattcctcTTTACAAGagcaataaaatgataaaatatctaagattaaattaaataaatttgaaagacctatatgaagaaaactttaaaaactcagagatatttttaaaccactaaaATAGCTGGGAAGACATACTTTATTCTTGAGTAAATGTTTTAATCTTTCCAAATTAGAAGTTAAATGAAATCCCAATTAAATACCAACAGGCTTTTAAATGAAATCCCAGTGAAAATACTAACAggcttgggtgcctgggtggctcagtcagttaagcatttgacttcagctcaggttatgatctcacgattcacaAGCTCGAGCCCGGGTTTGAATGAACACAtacccacttctctctctctctctttcttccccttatgggattctctctctttccctctctctctctctctctgacccttgttCACTTgtgccctatctctctctctctctctctctctctctctctctctctgcccctcatgggattctctctctctacccctcactcacttgctctctctctttgtcgttctctctctttctctctctctcaaaaaaataaaaatgctaacaggcttatggggcacctgagtggctcagtctgttgagcaaccaactcttaattttggctcagatcatgatcacagggttgtgagatcaaggcttgcatccagctccatgctgagagccTGTGGAATTGAGCTccatgtggaacctgcttaagagtctctctctctctctctctctctctccctctgccccctcccttgctctcaatgtttctctctctctctctctctctctctctctctctctctctctctccacacacacacaaaaagccaaaaaaaaacaaaaattccaacaGGCTTAGTTTGGGGAACTAGACCAAGACAAACATGGGATTTATAAAGAATCTGAGAATGAGTGCTGAAAAGGGGACTAGGTCAgacaataatataatataaaattaatttcctgtAATTTCAAAAGTACTAAAAAAGAACCGGCAACTCAGTAGGAGGGGATAGTCTCAAATAGACTCAAATACATGTGAGAATTTAGTACATGATAAAGGTAGGATTTCAGATGAGCAGGGAAAATAACTGGTGTTTCCCAATGAATGATGTTGGGATAATCAACAGTTTGGAAAGAAAACTGGAGCTCTACCTCACTCTATCAAATCAGCATATATTTACTCTACTCGTATGTACTTCTTTCCAGTATGAAGTAAACACTGTGAACAGCTGTTACTTTTAAGGGAATAGACTAGGATTGggttgaggaagaagaaagaaatcagtatTATGTTTTATTCTTCTATACTTAAAtgtccattttaattatttccatgtattatttcatttcttgaaaaaaagagaaattttacacATAAACTGTACGTACAAAATCATACAGGCAATTGCCATATAGTCAGATTTACTTCCTAACAGTTTATGGgttagctttgtttttttaaatttttttttcaacatttatttatttttgggacagagagagacagaacatgaacgggggaggggcagagagagagggagacacagaatcggaaacaggctccaggctctgagccatcagcccagagcctgatgtggggctcgaacccacggaccacgagatcgtgacctggctgaagtcagatgctcaaccgactgcgccacccaggcgcccctagctttgttttttaatagtccATGTGAATTAAAACAAATCCTGTTTCTTTCATTGCAGGGTCTTATCATAAGAGCATTAGTTTGTTTCATCACTGCCAAAGCCCATGAGTTGTATATAGCCATCACAGTTCTGGAAATGTGCAtcgttctttttttattataatatatatactagaCATTCACCACTTGCTGATTTGTTTAGATTGGTCCTTACTTGTAAGTGTTCACTTTCGTAATTCAAATATAAGCTCTGCCCTTGGTCCCAGAGTAGCGTCTCTCCTCAAGTGAAAACCAAAGAGCTATCTTTCTGGACAAGGACATAACTCATCTATGACAGGGTGTTGCCCTAGTCCCAGAGGAGAAACTAGTCTAATACCCAGAAAGATTCCTTGGACCTCTCTGTCTACGGCAGAACGAATGCACACACCTGCTTCTGTCTCATTATGCACTGAACATGATAGTCTGCAGCTTGTCCTAACGAAAATTTCAATTAGTATATTCAGTAGGTAAAAACACTTCTCATCTATTGCTCATAAAACAGTACATGCTGCTACTTTTCAAACAGCAACTACTCTaacaaattattaaacatttcGCCCTTGCAAAAGCAAGAGCTGGCATGGCGAAGTTGTAGAAAATTGTCACACATACCCAGAAAGATTGCAGGAGTCCATCGTTTCATGGGTATAAAGGGTCCACACTCCTAAAAGGGTGCCATATGATGGCGTTGCCTTCTTCAGTAGCTTTTTCCA is drawn from Felis catus isolate Fca126 chromosome E2, F.catus_Fca126_mat1.0, whole genome shotgun sequence and contains these coding sequences:
- the LOC109491355 gene encoding uncharacterized protein LOC109491355 isoform X5; the protein is MQAQSGRASLTKPGSGTTMNAPNTRASSGNLQQQQLTGLPGQSAAAVQASRSGQGSRSRQSSRSGQPTRPANPAPSKPQPAVARAQPAVSKTPPGKQQQVTQSAGEKAAIQKRAEEQAKVPFKFRDSFKQFFFLPTGVLKILRLDLINSFITAVFLLIVAILAMQEMERRHLFYVGGSLCLTAAIGNRVYLRWDSGCQVGEEYGEKCSGNRT
- the LOC109491355 gene encoding CKLF-like MARVEL transmembrane domain-containing protein 2 isoform X1, with amino-acid sequence MQAQSGRASLTKPGSGTTMNAPNTRASSGNLQQQQLTGLPGQSAAAVQASRSGQGSRSRQSSRSGQPTRPANPAPSKPQPAVARAQPAVSKTPPGKQQQVTQSAGEKAAIQKRAEEQAKVPFKFRDSFKQFFFLPTGVLKILRLDLINSFITAVFLLIVAILAMQEMERRHLFYVGGDLLNDLFAIIFLVGAVVIAVKSRQTMPLHYFIAVILIGMAGMFALMDMCLQRKHFKGKRLKTNVLFPPKNERKVERPKEAENPPEKAPEKAPEKAEKPKEKVKGGKK